One Ahaetulla prasina isolate Xishuangbanna chromosome 1, ASM2864084v1, whole genome shotgun sequence DNA window includes the following coding sequences:
- the SLC17A5 gene encoding sialin isoform X3 — protein sequence MVEPNTSLNKNITSNVCPEHSSTPIAPHNTTGKSYPWDADMQGWILGSFFYGYIITQVPGGYLARRFGAKLLLGFGILGTAVFTLFTPLAADLGAGFLIAVRVLEGLGEGVTFPAMHAMWSNWAPPLERSKLLSISYAGAQLGTVVSLPLSGIICFYVDWSYVFYIFGTLGVLWFLFWICIVSDTPETHRTISTAEKEYILSSLSQQLSTQKSVPWKAMLKSVPLWAIVVAHFSYNWTFYTLLTLLPTYMKEILRFDVQENGFLSALPYFGCWVCIIVCGQFADYLREKKNMSTVCVRKTFTAIGMVGPAVFLMAAGFIGCNYEVAVVFLTISTTLGGFSTSGYSINHLDIAPSYAGILLGITNSFGTIPGMVGPLVAKALTHSNTIEEWRNVFYIASALNLFGAIFFALFSSGEVQNWALNGYHIHRN from the exons ATGGTAGAACCAAATACAAGCTTGAACAAGAATATCACCTCAAATGTGTGCCCAGAGCATTCTTCCACTCCAATAGCTCCTCATAATACTACG GGAAAAAGCTATCCTTGGGATGCTGATATGCAAGGCTGGATTCTTGGGTCCTTTTTCTATGGCTACATCATTACTCAGGTTCCTGGGGGATATCTGGCACGCCGATTTGGGGCAAAGCTGCTGCTGGGATTTGGCATCTTGGGTACTGCTGTTTTCACCTTGTTCACACCGTTAGCAGCAGATCTAGGAGCTGGGTTCCTCATAGCAGTCAGAGTTTTGGAAGGTCTAGGCGAG GGTGTAACGTTCCCAGCCATGCATGCAATGTGGTCTAATTGGGCTCCTCCATTAGAACGCAGTAAACTCCTTAGTATTTCATATGCAG GTGCACAGCTAGGAACAGTTGTCTCACTTCCCTTGTCTGGTATAATATGCTTTTATGTAGATTGGAGTTATGTATTCTATATATTTG GTACCTTAGGTGTGTTGTGGTTCCTCTTCTGGATATGTATTGTTAGTGATACACCTGAAACTCACAGGACAATTTCCACTGCTGAAAAAGAATATATTCTCTCTTCCCTTTCACAACAG CTTTCTACCCAAAAATCTGTGCCTTGGAAAGCCATGTTGAAATCTGTTCCACTGTGGGCCATTGTTGTTGCACACTTTTCTTATAATTGGACATTCTACACTCTCCTTACCCTGCTGCCTACATACATGAAGGAGATTTTGAGATTTGATGTGCAGGAG AATGGATTCTTATCTGCACTTCCTTATTTTGGTTGCTGGGTTTGTATAATTGTGTGTGGTCAGTTTGCGGACTATTTAcgggaaaagaaaaatatgtcgACAGTCTGTGTTCGCAAAACATTTACAGCAATAG gaaTGGTTGGGCCTGCAGTATTCCTCATGGCGGCTGGATTTATTGGTTGCAATTATGAAGTGGCAGTTGTATTTTTAACCATATCAACAACACTTGGAGGGTTTTCCACGTCAGGTTACAGTATCAACCATTTGGATATTGCACCATC CTATGCTGGCATCCTCCTTGGAATCACAAATTCATTTGGTACTATTCCCGGAATGGTAGGACCACTGGTTGCTAAGGCTCTGACTCATAGT AACACTATAGAAGAATGGCGGAATGTGTTTTATATTGCTTCTGCCCTTAACTTATTTGGAGCTATTTTCTTTGCATTGTTCAGCAGTGGAGAGGTGCAAAACTGGGCACTCAATGGTTACCATATACATAGGAACTAA
- the SLC17A5 gene encoding sialin isoform X4 → MQIPKPEEAEEEEDRTPLLLSDSQPSPKEVPLWCSARLSLAIWAFFGFFLLYALRVNLSVALVDMVEPNTSLNKNITSNVCPEHSSTPIAPHNTTGVTFPAMHAMWSNWAPPLERSKLLSISYAGAQLGTVVSLPLSGIICFYVDWSYVFYIFGTLGVLWFLFWICIVSDTPETHRTISTAEKEYILSSLSQQLSTQKSVPWKAMLKSVPLWAIVVAHFSYNWTFYTLLTLLPTYMKEILRFDVQENGFLSALPYFGCWVCIIVCGQFADYLREKKNMSTVCVRKTFTAIGMVGPAVFLMAAGFIGCNYEVAVVFLTISTTLGGFSTSGYSINHLDIAPSYAGILLGITNSFGTIPGMVGPLVAKALTHSNTIEEWRNVFYIASALNLFGAIFFALFSSGEVQNWALNGYHIHRN, encoded by the exons tgcCCTTATGGTGTTCTGCTCGCCTCAGTTTAGCAATATGGGCCTTCTTTGGATTCTTCCTCTTATATGCACTTCGTGTGAATTTAAGTGTTGCCTTAGTGGACATGGTAGAACCAAATACAAGCTTGAACAAGAATATCACCTCAAATGTGTGCCCAGAGCATTCTTCCACTCCAATAGCTCCTCATAATACTACG GGTGTAACGTTCCCAGCCATGCATGCAATGTGGTCTAATTGGGCTCCTCCATTAGAACGCAGTAAACTCCTTAGTATTTCATATGCAG GTGCACAGCTAGGAACAGTTGTCTCACTTCCCTTGTCTGGTATAATATGCTTTTATGTAGATTGGAGTTATGTATTCTATATATTTG GTACCTTAGGTGTGTTGTGGTTCCTCTTCTGGATATGTATTGTTAGTGATACACCTGAAACTCACAGGACAATTTCCACTGCTGAAAAAGAATATATTCTCTCTTCCCTTTCACAACAG CTTTCTACCCAAAAATCTGTGCCTTGGAAAGCCATGTTGAAATCTGTTCCACTGTGGGCCATTGTTGTTGCACACTTTTCTTATAATTGGACATTCTACACTCTCCTTACCCTGCTGCCTACATACATGAAGGAGATTTTGAGATTTGATGTGCAGGAG AATGGATTCTTATCTGCACTTCCTTATTTTGGTTGCTGGGTTTGTATAATTGTGTGTGGTCAGTTTGCGGACTATTTAcgggaaaagaaaaatatgtcgACAGTCTGTGTTCGCAAAACATTTACAGCAATAG gaaTGGTTGGGCCTGCAGTATTCCTCATGGCGGCTGGATTTATTGGTTGCAATTATGAAGTGGCAGTTGTATTTTTAACCATATCAACAACACTTGGAGGGTTTTCCACGTCAGGTTACAGTATCAACCATTTGGATATTGCACCATC CTATGCTGGCATCCTCCTTGGAATCACAAATTCATTTGGTACTATTCCCGGAATGGTAGGACCACTGGTTGCTAAGGCTCTGACTCATAGT AACACTATAGAAGAATGGCGGAATGTGTTTTATATTGCTTCTGCCCTTAACTTATTTGGAGCTATTTTCTTTGCATTGTTCAGCAGTGGAGAGGTGCAAAACTGGGCACTCAATGGTTACCATATACATAGGAACTAA
- the SLC17A5 gene encoding sialin isoform X2 has translation MNTKTRLVAKTEASFEVKVPLWCSARLSLAIWAFFGFFLLYALRVNLSVALVDMVEPNTSLNKNITSNVCPEHSSTPIAPHNTTGKSYPWDADMQGWILGSFFYGYIITQVPGGYLARRFGAKLLLGFGILGTAVFTLFTPLAADLGAGFLIAVRVLEGLGEGVTFPAMHAMWSNWAPPLERSKLLSISYAGAQLGTVVSLPLSGIICFYVDWSYVFYIFGTLGVLWFLFWICIVSDTPETHRTISTAEKEYILSSLSQQLSTQKSVPWKAMLKSVPLWAIVVAHFSYNWTFYTLLTLLPTYMKEILRFDVQENGFLSALPYFGCWVCIIVCGQFADYLREKKNMSTVCVRKTFTAIGMVGPAVFLMAAGFIGCNYEVAVVFLTISTTLGGFSTSGYSINHLDIAPSYAGILLGITNSFGTIPGMVGPLVAKALTHSNTIEEWRNVFYIASALNLFGAIFFALFSSGEVQNWALNGYHIHRN, from the exons tgcCCTTATGGTGTTCTGCTCGCCTCAGTTTAGCAATATGGGCCTTCTTTGGATTCTTCCTCTTATATGCACTTCGTGTGAATTTAAGTGTTGCCTTAGTGGACATGGTAGAACCAAATACAAGCTTGAACAAGAATATCACCTCAAATGTGTGCCCAGAGCATTCTTCCACTCCAATAGCTCCTCATAATACTACG GGAAAAAGCTATCCTTGGGATGCTGATATGCAAGGCTGGATTCTTGGGTCCTTTTTCTATGGCTACATCATTACTCAGGTTCCTGGGGGATATCTGGCACGCCGATTTGGGGCAAAGCTGCTGCTGGGATTTGGCATCTTGGGTACTGCTGTTTTCACCTTGTTCACACCGTTAGCAGCAGATCTAGGAGCTGGGTTCCTCATAGCAGTCAGAGTTTTGGAAGGTCTAGGCGAG GGTGTAACGTTCCCAGCCATGCATGCAATGTGGTCTAATTGGGCTCCTCCATTAGAACGCAGTAAACTCCTTAGTATTTCATATGCAG GTGCACAGCTAGGAACAGTTGTCTCACTTCCCTTGTCTGGTATAATATGCTTTTATGTAGATTGGAGTTATGTATTCTATATATTTG GTACCTTAGGTGTGTTGTGGTTCCTCTTCTGGATATGTATTGTTAGTGATACACCTGAAACTCACAGGACAATTTCCACTGCTGAAAAAGAATATATTCTCTCTTCCCTTTCACAACAG CTTTCTACCCAAAAATCTGTGCCTTGGAAAGCCATGTTGAAATCTGTTCCACTGTGGGCCATTGTTGTTGCACACTTTTCTTATAATTGGACATTCTACACTCTCCTTACCCTGCTGCCTACATACATGAAGGAGATTTTGAGATTTGATGTGCAGGAG AATGGATTCTTATCTGCACTTCCTTATTTTGGTTGCTGGGTTTGTATAATTGTGTGTGGTCAGTTTGCGGACTATTTAcgggaaaagaaaaatatgtcgACAGTCTGTGTTCGCAAAACATTTACAGCAATAG gaaTGGTTGGGCCTGCAGTATTCCTCATGGCGGCTGGATTTATTGGTTGCAATTATGAAGTGGCAGTTGTATTTTTAACCATATCAACAACACTTGGAGGGTTTTCCACGTCAGGTTACAGTATCAACCATTTGGATATTGCACCATC CTATGCTGGCATCCTCCTTGGAATCACAAATTCATTTGGTACTATTCCCGGAATGGTAGGACCACTGGTTGCTAAGGCTCTGACTCATAGT AACACTATAGAAGAATGGCGGAATGTGTTTTATATTGCTTCTGCCCTTAACTTATTTGGAGCTATTTTCTTTGCATTGTTCAGCAGTGGAGAGGTGCAAAACTGGGCACTCAATGGTTACCATATACATAGGAACTAA
- the SLC17A5 gene encoding sialin isoform X1, with product MQIPKPEEAEEEEDRTPLLLSDSQPSPKEVPLWCSARLSLAIWAFFGFFLLYALRVNLSVALVDMVEPNTSLNKNITSNVCPEHSSTPIAPHNTTGKSYPWDADMQGWILGSFFYGYIITQVPGGYLARRFGAKLLLGFGILGTAVFTLFTPLAADLGAGFLIAVRVLEGLGEGVTFPAMHAMWSNWAPPLERSKLLSISYAGAQLGTVVSLPLSGIICFYVDWSYVFYIFGTLGVLWFLFWICIVSDTPETHRTISTAEKEYILSSLSQQLSTQKSVPWKAMLKSVPLWAIVVAHFSYNWTFYTLLTLLPTYMKEILRFDVQENGFLSALPYFGCWVCIIVCGQFADYLREKKNMSTVCVRKTFTAIGMVGPAVFLMAAGFIGCNYEVAVVFLTISTTLGGFSTSGYSINHLDIAPSYAGILLGITNSFGTIPGMVGPLVAKALTHSNTIEEWRNVFYIASALNLFGAIFFALFSSGEVQNWALNGYHIHRN from the exons tgcCCTTATGGTGTTCTGCTCGCCTCAGTTTAGCAATATGGGCCTTCTTTGGATTCTTCCTCTTATATGCACTTCGTGTGAATTTAAGTGTTGCCTTAGTGGACATGGTAGAACCAAATACAAGCTTGAACAAGAATATCACCTCAAATGTGTGCCCAGAGCATTCTTCCACTCCAATAGCTCCTCATAATACTACG GGAAAAAGCTATCCTTGGGATGCTGATATGCAAGGCTGGATTCTTGGGTCCTTTTTCTATGGCTACATCATTACTCAGGTTCCTGGGGGATATCTGGCACGCCGATTTGGGGCAAAGCTGCTGCTGGGATTTGGCATCTTGGGTACTGCTGTTTTCACCTTGTTCACACCGTTAGCAGCAGATCTAGGAGCTGGGTTCCTCATAGCAGTCAGAGTTTTGGAAGGTCTAGGCGAG GGTGTAACGTTCCCAGCCATGCATGCAATGTGGTCTAATTGGGCTCCTCCATTAGAACGCAGTAAACTCCTTAGTATTTCATATGCAG GTGCACAGCTAGGAACAGTTGTCTCACTTCCCTTGTCTGGTATAATATGCTTTTATGTAGATTGGAGTTATGTATTCTATATATTTG GTACCTTAGGTGTGTTGTGGTTCCTCTTCTGGATATGTATTGTTAGTGATACACCTGAAACTCACAGGACAATTTCCACTGCTGAAAAAGAATATATTCTCTCTTCCCTTTCACAACAG CTTTCTACCCAAAAATCTGTGCCTTGGAAAGCCATGTTGAAATCTGTTCCACTGTGGGCCATTGTTGTTGCACACTTTTCTTATAATTGGACATTCTACACTCTCCTTACCCTGCTGCCTACATACATGAAGGAGATTTTGAGATTTGATGTGCAGGAG AATGGATTCTTATCTGCACTTCCTTATTTTGGTTGCTGGGTTTGTATAATTGTGTGTGGTCAGTTTGCGGACTATTTAcgggaaaagaaaaatatgtcgACAGTCTGTGTTCGCAAAACATTTACAGCAATAG gaaTGGTTGGGCCTGCAGTATTCCTCATGGCGGCTGGATTTATTGGTTGCAATTATGAAGTGGCAGTTGTATTTTTAACCATATCAACAACACTTGGAGGGTTTTCCACGTCAGGTTACAGTATCAACCATTTGGATATTGCACCATC CTATGCTGGCATCCTCCTTGGAATCACAAATTCATTTGGTACTATTCCCGGAATGGTAGGACCACTGGTTGCTAAGGCTCTGACTCATAGT AACACTATAGAAGAATGGCGGAATGTGTTTTATATTGCTTCTGCCCTTAACTTATTTGGAGCTATTTTCTTTGCATTGTTCAGCAGTGGAGAGGTGCAAAACTGGGCACTCAATGGTTACCATATACATAGGAACTAA